In a single window of the Zea mays cultivar B73 chromosome 5, Zm-B73-REFERENCE-NAM-5.0, whole genome shotgun sequence genome:
- the LOC100216764 gene encoding Thiol protease SEN102 precursor: MVRAAEVATTMAAALVVVIALSTTPAASAIDYTEHDLASEESLWALYERWCAHYNMARDLGEKTRRFNLFKENAHRIYEHNQGNATYTLGLNRFSDMTDEEFSRSPYGRCLFAPVQRISDGENEELQQHEDVSFNLTHGGATAALGLPPSVDWRGRSVTRVKDQGLTCGSCWAFAAIAAVEGINAIRTWSLVTLSEQQLVDCDNVDHGCAGGWIPSALDFIVRNRGIVPEGTYPYIGTQGRCRHVMAPPVTIDGYRRVLPFDVNALMSAVAAQPVAVAMESSAWAFRHYQGGVFNGNCGGRLGHAAAVVGYGDGAGGPFWIVKNSWGPKWGEGGYVRISRNAPNRLGICGILTQPLYPVKR; this comes from the coding sequence ATGGTGAGAGCTGCTGAGGTCGCAACGACCATGGCGGCGGCACTAGTCGTGGTCATCGCATTGTCCACTACGCCGGCGGCAAGCGCCATTGACTACACCGAGCATGACCTGGCGTCGGAGGAGTCCCTGTGGGCACTGTACGAGCGTTGGTGTGCACACTACAACATGGCGCGCGACCTCGGCGAGAAGACCCGGCGGTTCAACTTGTTCAAGGAGAACGCGCACCGCATCTACGAGCACAACCAAGGCAATGCGACGTACACGCTGGGCCTCAACCGCTTCAGCGACATGACCGACGAGGAGTTCAGCCGCTCCCCGTACGGACGTTGCTTGTTTGCCCCGGTCCAGCGCATTTCTGACGGCGAGAACGAAGAGCTCCAGCAGCATGAGGACGTGTCGTTCAACCTCACGCACGGCGGCGCCACCGCAGCGCTGGGCCTCCCGCCGTCAGTGGACTGGCGCGGGAGGTCGGTGACGCGCGTGAAGGACCAGGGGCTCACCTGCGGGAGTTGCTGGGCCTTCGCAGCGATCGCGGCGGTGGAGGGCATCAACGCCATCCGGACATGGAGCCTGGTGACGCTGTCGGAGCAGCAGCTGGTGGACTGCGACAATGTGGACCATGGCTGCGCTGGTGGTTGGATACCCTCGGCGTTGGACTTCATCGTGAGGAACCGCGGCATCGTGCCGGAGGGCACGTACCCGTACATAGGCACGCAGGGCCGTTGCCGGCACGTCATGGCCCCGCCGGTGACCATCGACGGGTACCGGCGAGTTCTGCCGTTCGACGTGAATGCACTGATGTCTGCGGTGGCTGCCCAGCCTGTGGCAGTGGCGATGGAGTCTAGCGCCTGGGCCTTCAGGCACTACCAAGGGGGCGTCTTTAATGGGAACTGCGGGGGGAGGCTGGGTCACGCGGCGGCGGTGGTGGGGTACGGCGACGGGGCCGGCGGCCCTTTCTGGATCGTCAAGAATTCATGGGGTCCCAAGTGGGGCGAGGGCGGGTACGTCCGCATCAGCCGCAACGCGCCCAACAGGCTGGGGATCTGCGGCATTCTCACACAACCGTTGTACCCTGTGAAGCGCTAG